In Pochonia chlamydosporia 170 chromosome Unknown PCv3seq00008, whole genome shotgun sequence, the following proteins share a genomic window:
- a CDS encoding Class I glutamine amidotransferase-like protein (similar to Glarea lozoyensis ATCC 20868 XP_008076295.1): MSTTKPKILFVLSSHSAGWYLPEFAHPYEVLSPHVDMTVASPTGTSTVDPISVRLFKDDAYCQEFYNTKQDIWTSTEKLSSMLGRAKEFDVIFVVGGFGPMYDLATDQNCIQLIREFHDANRIIVALCHGSAALVNVKLADGSPILANHRVTGFSNLEEEQAYGNKIVPPGMPFSLEDALNKASDGKYEKASEAWSPHVIVEPSRKLLFGQNPNSARPLGEALLKVLQDG; encoded by the exons ATGTCTACAACCAAGCCCAAGATTTTGTTTGTGCTCTCTTCTCACTCGGCCGGATGGTATCTG CCAGAATTTGCACACCCCTACGAAGTGCTATCACCACATGTCGACATGACCGTAGCCTCTCCAACAGGCACCTCGACAGTCGACCCCATTTCCGTGAGACTCTTCAAAGACGACGCATACTGCCAAGAGTTctacaacaccaagcaagacatctggacctCCACAGAGAAGCTGTCTTCCATGCTGGGTCGCGCTAAAGAATTTGATGTCATCTTTGTTGTCGGTGGATTTGGAC CCATGTACGATCTCGCAACAGACCAGAATTGCATCCAACTAATCCGCGAATTCCACGACGCCAAccgcatcatcgtcgctCTTTGCCACGGCTCAGCCGCCCTTGTAAACGTCAAGCTAGCCGACGGGTCGCCCATTCTCGCAAATCATCGCGTTACCGGTTTCAGCaacttggaggaggagcaggcaTACGGAAATAAAATAGTCCCACCAGGTATGCCGTTTAGCCTTGAAGATGCTCTGAACAAGGCTAGCGATGGGAAGTACGAGAAGGCCAGTGAGGCTTGGAGCCCGCATGTCATTGTGGAACCGTCTCGGAAGCTGCTGTTCGGGCAGAATCCCAATAGCGCTCGTCCTTTGGGTGAGGCATTACTGAAGGTTTTGCAAGATGGGTAG
- a CDS encoding protein phosphatase-1 (similar to Metarhizium acridum CQMa 102 XP_007810735.1), which yields MELNPNDFRGISLADAARQCLDALEKCKAIPALQENSWAENRIFALRIWASETGTFAIGIASLDSKLGFDGQSRTIYMGLLVGLLESVYNCQKRANRKSTSRAPQVQEGKIDPICSPRGLNQMSPLDMSKQELDSRIRNLTRYTLVMEEPDLDIGADICFNPEDHRELRNHLTAVVLAQGCEAERNSWNFDGSSLTAVQERLILANLKRRNRFLYAQRHAPSLPFDPPNPDYESLEPHSEADDTRHDSNSASLSQEQTRQGILQKPSSKQALSSNHIATTAPATSPVESQFDRVPKHPVTSSEAAKTWISTTASKIAYPRPPALRDGPKGLKYFRCPCCCQVLPELLWHDTHWKKHLKKDICPYTCILEDCDWANKSFVSRFEWMEHMRNDHERVVVCEPCLIPGKAPVTFPSKEQYDHHLKTTHADDIDEEMRSLLMIDCTLPAPRNISQCPLCQFTGPPDSDAVLDHIAEHLHDFSLRSLPWPKDEVQNRREEVEDYFDRNDYFDCYSENACHQPTANDGSDRDEEWDDPGFVLSGTKPAFISLDVDGIEREGNKAIPDNEGYQGYTSDGINGNGVYHIPAFSNGASLQAPNRFHQLYTENNAKGVT from the exons ATGGAGCTAAACCCTAACGATTTCCGGGGCATTTCCCTTGCCGACGCAGCAAGACAGTGTCTGGATGCCCTGGAAAAGTGTAAAGCCATCCCAGCATTACAAGAGAACTCGTGGGCAGAAAACAGAATTTTTGCTCTCAGAATCTGGGCTTCTGAAACTGGTACGTTTGCTATTGGGATAGCTTCGCTTGACTCGAAGCTCGGATTCGATGGGCAGTCTAGGACCATATACATGGGACTCCTGGTCGGCCTGCTAGAAAGTGTTTATAACTGCCAAAAGAGAG CGAATCGGAAATCCACGAGCAGGGCACCGCAAGTGCAGGAAGGCAAGATCGATCCCATATGCTCTCCCCGGGGACTGAACCA GATGTCCCCGCTTGACATGTCAAAGCAAGAGCTGGACAGCCGCATCAGGAATCTCACAAGATACACATTGGTAATGGAggaaccagacttggatATTGGGGCTGACATATGTTTCAATCCAGAAGATCATCGAGAGTTGCGCAATCATCTGACTGCCGTTGTTCTTGCCCAAGGGTGTGAAGCGGAACGGAACAGTTGGAACTTTGATGGCAGCTCGCTAACAGCTGTGCAAGAGCGTCTGATACTGGCAAATCTCAAACGACGGAACAGGTTCTTGTATGCACAGCGACACGCCCCGAGTCTTCCGTTTGACCCCCCAAACCCTGACTACGAGTCCCTGGAGCCCCATTCGGAAGCGGATGACACGCGCCACGACAGTAACTCGGCAAGCCTCTCACAGGAACAGACGAGGCAgggcattttgcaaaagcCATCATCAAAACAAGCGCTGTCATCAAACCACATTGCGACGACTGCTCCGGCTACTTCACCTGTTGAATCGCAGTTCGACAGAGTCCCCAAGCACCCCGTCACGTCATCTGAGGCAGCAAAGACATGGATATCGACCACAGCATCCAAGATTGCTTatcctcgccctccagcACTTAGGGATGGACCTAAAGGGCTGAAATACTTTCGCTGcccttgttgttgccaggTGCTTCCAGAATTATTGTGGCATGACACCCATTGGAA GAAGCATCTAAAAAAAGATATATGCCCATACACCTGTATCTTGGAGGACTGTGACTGGGCCAACAAATCGTTCGTCAGCCGATTCGAGTGGATGGAGCACATGCGCAACGATCATGAGCGGGTCGTGGTGTGCGAGCCTTGCTTGATTCCGGGCAAAGCGCCAGTCACATTTCCGTCGAAAGAACAATACGACCACCACCTCAAGACAACTCATGCCGATGATATCGATGAAGAGATGCGCTCTCTGCTCATGATAGATTGCACTTTACCGGCACCTAGAAACATCAGCCAGTGTCCACTATGTCAGTTCACTGGACCTCCTGATTCTGATGCCGTTCTTGATCATATTGCGGAGCACTTGCACGATTTCTCTTTGCGGTCCTTGCCGTGGCCGAAAGATGAAGTGCAGAACAGACgggaagaagttgaagattaTTTTGATCGCAATGACTACTTTGACTGTTATTCGGAGAATGCTTGCCATCAGCCCACCGCAAATGATGGCTCTGATAGGGACGAGGAGTGGGATGACCCAGGTTTCGTGCTCTCAGGCACCAAGCCTGCATTCATTTCTCTTGATGTCGACGGTATAGAACGGGAAGGTAATAAAGCCATCCCTGACAATGAAGGTTATCAAGGCTACACCAGCGACggcatcaatggcaatggagTTTACCATATACCAGCATTCTCTAACGGCGCCTCTCTCCAGGCTCCCAA CCGATTCCACCAGCTGTACACCGAAAACAATGCAAAAGGTGTCACGTAG
- a CDS encoding uracil phosphoribosyl transferase (similar to Metarhizium robertsii ARSEF 23 XP_007826125.1), with product MSSLPNVHVSQHPSLRAKLSQLRSSSTNSKQVNALVNDISLILACEALAKNITPAEGPKDQTPLGFEYTTTTAEPQTICIVPILRSGLGMVEAVQTILPTLVPVHHLGMYREPSTLDPVEYYNNLPHHMPSTGNSNASSLAILVDPVIATGGTCAAAIQTLKEWGAKKVLVMSIIGAEEGVRKAAEEWPEGTELWIAGVDGELTRDGMLKPGLGDIGDRLFLTIGK from the exons ATGTCGTCCCTGCCCAACGTCCACGTCTCCCAACATCCCTCGCTGCGCGCCAAACTGAGCCAGCTGCGCTCCAGTTCCACCAATTCGAAGCAAGTGAATGCGCTCGTGAATGACATTTCGCTCATCCTGGCTTGCGAAGCGCTCGCCAAGAACATTACACCAGCGGAAGGACCAAAG GATCAAACCCCCCTCGGCTTCGAgtacaccaccaccacggcaGAGCCCCAAACAATCTGCATTGTGCCTATCCTCCGATCTGGTCTAGGCATGGTAGAAG CCGTTCAAACGATTCTCCCCACTCTCGTCCCCGTTCACCACCTAGGCATGTATCGTGAGCCGTCGACCCTCGATCCCGTAGAGTACTATAACAATTTGCCGCACCACATGCCTTCTACGGGGAACAGCAACGCCAGCagtcttgccattcttgttGATCCTGTTATTGCTACGGGCGGTACCTGTGCGGCTGCGATTCAGACGCTGAAAGAGTGGGGTGCGAAGAAAGTTCTCGTCATGTCCATTATTGGCGCGGAAGAGGGTGTTAGGAAGGCAGCTGAGGAGTGGCCGGAGGGGACTGAGTTATGGATTGCGGGCGTGGATGGGGAGCTGACCAGGGATGGGATGCTGAAGCCTGGGCTGGGTGACATTGGCGATAGGTTGTTTTTGACAATTGGCAAGTAA
- a CDS encoding DNA ligase 4 (similar to Coccidioides immitis RS XP_001239595.1) — protein sequence MSAVKRSKSPDGDAEREEEMQYGSVGLTKEELAEKYPNRPLNHSKTLAFSELFLQLFNPLNENKKQPAGGPARKKGPHGATTLSPQEQRRHIIERFINRWRKEVGNDFYPALRLILPDKDRDRGVYGLKENAIGKLLVKLLKIDKNSEDGYNLLHWKLPGQTMAARLAGDFAGRCYEVISKRPMRTEVGDMTIAEVNQQLDKLAASTAEAENLTVFETFYNRMNAEEMLWLIRIILKQMKVGATEKTFLYLWHPDGETLFSVSSSLRRVCWELYDPTLRLEQEEAGISLMQCFQPQLAQFQMPASFQKMIELLRPTEDDPEFWIEEKLDGERMQMHMVNDPSHPGGKRFCFWSRKAKDYTYLYGDGVLDGNSSLTRHLKDAFASGVRNLILDGEMITWDMAVDKIVPFGTLKTAAIAEQQNKSGSDASGHRPLFRVFDILYLNDKSLTQYTLRDRHNALEKAVKSVHRRLEIHAYTSATTADAIEPMLRDVVANASEGLVLKNPRSMYRLNSRNDDWLKVKPEYMSEFGESLDCVVIGGYYGSGRRGGTLSSFLCGLRVSQNHIQAGKNPEKCYSFFKVGGGFRGEDYAEIRHHTEGKWIEWDRKNPPTEYIELGGGESKQLERPDVWIRPKDSFVLSAKAASVGPSDSFAMGYTLRFPRFRRLRLDRSWDSALSVDEFEELKKMVDQEAKEKAMTVEDRKRRNPKRVKRELVIAGEDTTPAEFEGEKSHVFDGLEFCVLSESLKPYKKTKAQLEAIIKENGGSISQRAVAGTQMVLIADKKVVKVASLIKDGTANIIRPKWIRDCVEQGGSFLLPYEEGHLFHATEDLGLIAAENTDMYGDSYARDISVDELREILQDMPKLEHRFDEEHFLEELEERGKGITDLRGFMFRRCVVHFRQVDSVNAAPLGKLAHYVKYGGGRVVDELGEGVTHIVIVGEDAMEVGETADGARKEVSSWKKVPRVLGDRWVSECWNEKTLLDEEAYMIS from the exons ATGAGTGCTGTCAAGCGGAGCAAGTCCCCCGATGGCGATGCTGAGCGTGAGGAGGAGATGCAATATGGCTCAGTCGGTTTGAcaaaagaagagctggcAGAAAA ATACCCTAACAGGCCACTGAACCACTCTAAGACGTTGGCCTTTTCTGAGCTTTTCCTGCAACTCTTCAATCCACTGAATGAGAACAAAAAACAACCCGCTGGAGGACCAGCTCGTAAGAAGGGGCCACATGGCGCAACAACACTCTCACCACAGGAACAGAGACGACACATAATTGAGAGGTTTATCAACAGATGGCGGAAAGAAGTTGGCAATGACTTTTATCCTGCCCTGCGTTTGATCCTCCCTGACAAAGATCGCGATCGTGGCGTCTATGGACTGAAGGAAAATGCCATAGGAAAGCTGCTTGTTAAGCTTCTCAAAATTGACAAGAACTCCGAAGATGGATACAATTTGTTGCATTGGAAGCTCCCCGGCCAGACAATGGCTGCACGACTGGCCGGCGATTTCGCTGGTCGCTGCTACGAAGTCATCTCCAAGAGACCAATGCGGACGGAGGTTGGCGACATGACTATTGCAGAGGTAAATCAGCAGCTGGATAAGTTGGCCGCGTCGACCGCGGAAGCAGAGAATTTGACGGTGTTTGAGACGTTTTATAACCGCATGAATGCAGAGGAAATGCTCTGGCTCATTCGCATCATTCTGAAGCAAATGAAAGTTGGTGCTACGGAGAAGACTTTTCTCTATTTGTGGCACCCTGACGGCGAGACTCTTTTCAGCGTGTCATCGAGTTTGAGGCGTGTATGCTGGGAATTGTACGACCCGACGCTTAGACTGGAACAGGAAGAAGCTGGAATATCGCTGATGCAGTGCTTTCAACCGCAACTAGCACAGTTCCAAATGCCTGCGTCGTTTCAAAAGATGATTGAGTTACTTCGGCCAACAGAGGATGACCCGGAGTTTTGGATCGAGGAAAAGCTGGATGGAGAACGAATGCAGATGCACATGGTGAATGACCCTTCTCATCCCGGCGGAAAGCGTTTCTGCTTTTGGTCACGAAAGGCAAAGGATTACACGTATTTATATGGAGACGGAGTTCTTGACGGCAATTCTAGCCTGACACGCCATCTCAAAGATGCATTCGCTTCGGGAGTTCGCAACCTCATTTTGGACGGAGAAATGATCACCTGGGACATGGCAGTCGACAAAATCGTCCCCTTTGGAACGTTGAAAACTGCCGCGATTGCagaacaacaaaacaaatCTGGTTCAGACGCATCTGGCCACCGGCCCTTGTTCCGTGTCTTTGACATATTGTATCTCAACGATAAGTCTCTCACGCAATACACCCTCCGTGACCGCCACAATGCCCTCGAAAAGGCAGTCAAGTCAGTCCACCGACGCCTTGAAATCCACGCATATACAAGTGCCACAACGGCAGATGCCATTGAACCTATGCTCCGAGATGTCGTGGCCAATGCCTCGGAGGGCCTTGTCCTCAAAAATCCCCGCTCAATGTACAGGCTCAACAGTCGAAACGACGACTGGCTCAAAGTCAAGCCTGAATACATGTCTGAGTTCGGCGAGTCGCTAGACTGCGTCGTCATCGGCGGATACTACGGCTCCGGTAGAAGGGGTGGCACGCTGTCCAGTTTTCTTTGCGGGCTACGTGTTTCGCAGAATCACATACAAGCTGGCAAGAACCCCGAAAAATGCTACAGTTTCTTCAAAGTAGGGGGCGGGTTTCGAGGTGAAGACTACGCTGAAATTCGGCATCACACCGAGGGCAAGTGGATAGAGTGGGATAGGAAGAATCCGCCAACAGAGTACATTGAGCTTGGTGGCGGTGAAAGCAAGCAATTAGAACGACCGGATGTGTGGATTCGCCCAAAAGATTCGTTTGTTCTTTCTGCAAAGGCGGCAAGTGTCGGACCATCTGATAGTTTTGCGATGGGATACACGCTGCGATTCCCGCGATTCCGGCGGCTGCGACTCGACCGCAGCTGGGACTCCGCTCTCTCAGTCGACGAGTTTGAAGAGCTCAAGAAAATGGTAGACcaggaagcaaaagaaaaagccaTGACGGTAGAGGACAGAAAGCGCAGAAATCCCAAGCGCGTGAAGCGAGAGCTCGTGATTGCTGGCGAGGACACGACACCCGCCGAGTTTGAAGGAGAAAAGTCTCACGTCTTTGACGGTCTCGAGTTTTGCGTCCTTTCCGAGTCACTGAAGCCGTATAAGAAGACCAAGGCGCAGCTTGAAGCAATCATTAAAGAAAACGGTGGCTCAATTTCTCAGCGAGCTGTTGCGGGTACGCAAATGGTTCTCATTGCCGATAAAAAGGTGGTTAAAGTGGCGAGTCTAATCAAGGATGGCACCGCGAACATCATTCGACCGAAGTGGATAAGAGACTGTGTCGAACAGGGCGGTTCGTTTTTACTTCCATATGAAGAGGGTCATTTGTTTCACGCCACGGAGGATTTGGGCCTTATTGCAGCTGAGAATACCGACATGTATGGCGACAGCTATGCCAGGGATATCTCTGTGGATGAGCTACGTGAGATACTGCAGGATATGCCAAAGCTAGAGCATCGATTTGACGAAGAACACTTCCTTGAGgaattggaagagagagggaaGGGAATTACAGATTTGCGCGGCTTCATGTTTAGAAGATGCGTTGTACATTTCCGGCAAGTAGACAGCGTCAATGCCGCACCGTTGGGGAAGCTGGCACATTATGTAAAGTATGGTGGTGGGCGAGTAGTGGATGAGCTTGGAGAGGGTGTGACGCATATTGTTattgttggagaagatgcaATGGAGGTGGGAGAGACAGCGGACGGAGCGAGGAAAGAGGTTAGCTCCTGGAAGAAAGTTCCGCGTGTTTTGGGCGATAGGTGGGTTTCCGAGTGTTGGAATGAGAAGACCTTGTTGGACGAGGAGGCATATATGATTTCATGA
- a CDS encoding arthropod defensin domain-containing protein codes for MKYIVAIIALATAANAVGCWPSIACHNGGDDTCNRVCIRQGNPKGGRCLPRDGCPGSNICACFPRKRSAGAIDGDEALINDPNLYAEVFGSDAKPPEKRSEEPVNEVVSRDAAHAAVADIVSRDVDARSLCCSLLPPAKGLCCDQHCTHIQFPGGQCSDKDICVCNPRP; via the coding sequence ATGAAGTACATCGTCGCCATTATTGCTCTCGCCACTGCCGCCAACGCAGTTGGTTGCTGGCCATCGATTGCGTGCCACAACGGAGGCGACGATACCTGCAACAGAGTATGCATTCGTCAGGGCAATCCCAAGGGAGGACGCTGTCTCCCAAGAGACGGCTGCCCAGGCTCCAACATTTGTGCTTGCTTCCCACGGAAGCGCAGTGCTGGGGCCATCGACGGCGATGAAGCACTCATCAACGACCCAAACCTCTACGCTGAAGTCTTTGGATCTGacgccaagccaccagagaAGCGGTCCGAAGAGCCCGTCAACGAAGTTGTCTCCAGAGATGCCGCTCATGCTGCGGTTGCAGATATTGTCTCTCGAGACGTCGATGCTCGATCTCTTTGCTGCAGTCTCTTGCCGCCTGCTAAGGGTCTCTGCTGCGACCAGCACTGCACTCATATTCAGTTCCCTGGTGGACAGTGCTCTGATAAGGACATTTGTGTCTGCAACCCTCGACCATAA
- a CDS encoding fungal hydrophobin domain-containing protein, with protein sequence MKASTVIISAFCTALALAAPSSIDERQAYVACSGLYGTAQCCATDVLGIADLDCGQPPKTPASADDFSSVCSAIGQRARCCVLPILDQGILCNTPAGVQP encoded by the exons atgaaggcaaGCACAGTCATTATCAGTGCTTTCTGCACCGCACTCGCACTTGCTGCCCCCAGCTCCATAGACGAGAGACAGGCTTATGTCGCATGCTCCGGTTTATACGGAACAGCTCAGTGTTGTGCAACAGACGTTCTTGGCATTGCCGACCTCGACTGCGGACAGC CACCCAAGACGCCAGCCTCAGCTGACGACTTTTCCTCTGTCTGTTCTGCCATTGGACAGCGCGCTCGCTGCTGTGTGCTTCCGATCCTGGATCAGGGCATTCTCTGCAACACCCCAGCCGGCGTTCAACCATAA
- a CDS encoding extracellular metalloprotease 1 (similar to Coccidioides immitis RS XP_001241511.1) yields MHVIASSQTAQGGYLARETLLAQLQQINKDFAGSGFNFVLADIDWTVNARWDVSPRWVFSCDANGNNCDEAAKRDDAEMRRTLRKGGYSALNLYFQNGSFGGGYCYFPANAQPGSETFLQDGCYVSRHAVPGGAAVGGNEGKVATHEIGHWLFLYHTFENGCTGAGDEVSDTPAEQVRTSIGSCRVSDTCPGLPGQDPINNYMTYTVDSCKTQFTSGQIQRMTNAWNRYRAGK; encoded by the exons ATGCACGTTATTGCTAGCTCCCAAACCGCGCAAGGTGGTTATCTTGCC CGAGAGACCTTGCTGGCTCAGCTACAACAGATCAATAAAGACTTTGCCGGAAGTGGTTTCAACTTTGTCCTTGCGGATATCGATTGGACTGTGAATGCGAGGTGGGACGTCAGCCCTAGATGGGTATTCTCTTGTGAtgccaacggcaacaatTGTGATGAGGCTGCTAAGAGGGATGACGCGGAAATGAGAAGGACGCTTCGAAAGGGCGGTTACAGCGCTCTCAATCTTTACTTCCAGAACGGCTCTTTTGGAGGAGGATATTGCTACTTTCCTGCAAATGCCCAACCGGGCAGTGAAACATTCCTCCAAGACGGTTGCTATGTTAGCAGACACGCCGTGCCTGGAGGAGCCGCTGTTGGTGGGAATGAAGGCAAGGTAGCGACCCATGAGATTGGTCACTGGCTCTTCCTGTATCACACATTTGAGAATGGATGCACTGGAGCTGGCGATGAAGTGAGCGACACTCCTGCAGAGCAGGTCAGGACTAGCATCGGAAGCTGCAGAGTCAGTGACACTTGTCCTGGTCTGCCTGGCCAGGACCCCATCAACAACTACATGACTTACACGGTTGA CTCCTGCAAGACTCAGTTTACTAGTGGCCAGATTCAGCGCATGACCAACGCTTGGAACCGGTACCGTGCTGGAAAATAA
- a CDS encoding epoxide hydrolase (similar to Metarhizium acridum CQMa 102 XP_007815525.1) encodes MDPTTLPPWNLPAGVTSRFVDTSPVGLKFHILESIPDQDSSLGSKNGQPPPLILLLHGFPNLSYDWRFVLPKLAEAGYYAVAFDLRGFGRSHNADLSPIAEETFRPLTAIRDVVTLVYALGYTNIHTLVGQDLGAYIAAITALMRPDMIRSLLLMAHTWKGAPASAFGTSPAESLAKMISRAEIPRWEQNRDSDIHTSLAKLEPPRKHYKWSNASSQASDEWTYPTGEPLRQFLRGYFHLKSGIHIQNISPRPLKAWTAEELAILPHYYVMRADKTMRENVDLDMAEEPSDIVAKLNLTPWLTDADLDVYEQEYTRTSFEGPLLWYRVLTDPELSRDLVCFAGSKLRIPTKYVSGLKDWGTFQIPGGLEAMQQGVSVEPECWRGETLVPGAGHWINMEKPEESAAEILTLANSVS; translated from the coding sequence ATGGACCCTACTACTCTCCCGCCCTGGAATCTCCCCGCAGGTGTTACCTCGCGGTTCGTTGACACATCGCCGGTTGGACTGAAGTTTCATATTCTGGAGTCAATTCCGGACCAAGATTCATCATTAGGCAGCAAAAATGGACAACCTCCACCGTTGATATTGCTACTTCACGGTTTCCCAAACCTCTCATATGACTGGCGATTTGTCCTGCCAAAGCTAGCAGAGGCAGGGTACTatgctgttgcttttgacCTGCGGGGATTCGGGCGGAGTCACAATGCTGATTTGAGCCCCATTGCCGAAGAAACATTCCGGCCGCTCACCGCAATCCGGGATGTGGTGACATTGGTATACGCATTGGGATACACAAACATTCACACCTTGGTGGGCCAGGATCTCGGTGCGTACATCGCCGCAATTACTGCCTTGATGCGGCCGGACATGATCAGGTCATTGCTCTTGATGGCACACACATGGAAGGGCGCGCCAGCCAGTGCCTTCGGAACCTCGCCTGCAGAGTCGTTGGCGAAGATGATTAGTCGTGCAGAAATCCCTCGTTGGGAACAGAACAGAGACTCTGACATACATACATCGCTTGCCAAGCTTGAACCGCCACGAAAGCACTACAAGTGGTCCAATGCGTCCTCGCAAGCATCTGATGAATGGACATACCCAACTGGCGAGCCACTACGGCAGTTTTTAAGAGGATACTTCCATTTGAAATCTGGTATCCATATCCAGAACATATCTCCTCGGCCCCTCAAGGCTTGGACGGCAGAGGAGTTGGCCATCTTGCCTCATTACTACGTCATGCGTGCGGATAAGACGATGAGAGAAAATGTTGACCTGGATATGGCTGAGGAACCCTCTGATATTGTAGCTAAGCTAAACCTCACGCCATGGCTTACCGATGCAGATCTTGATGTGTATGAGCAAGAATACACTCGGACCAGTTTTGAAGGCCCATTGCTTTGGTACCGAGTGCTTACTGATCCTGAGCTGTCCAGAGATCTAGTATGTTTTGCCGGGTCAAAACTTAGAATTCCCACCAAATATGTTTCTGGGCTCAAGGACTGGGGCACTTTTCAAATTCCAGGTGGCCTCGAAGCAATGCAGCAAGGGGTCAGCGTTGAACCGGAGTGTTGGAGGGGAGAAACACTTGTTCCAGGAGCTGGACACTGGATTAATATGGAAAAACCAGAGGAAAGTGCGGCTGAAATCTTGACGTTGGCTAATAGCGTTTCTTGA
- a CDS encoding o-methyltransferase-like protein (similar to Eutypa lata UCREL1 XP_007799234.1), whose product MATADKLIQDLQGLDAKTFATEAERVRARDALFGALRRVQSPWDIVWDQNWVNPATNASVKTLIDAGIFSKWAEVGGTPKTSAELAELVGADALLIRRMMRQISGQHLVTETSEDTFVPTPWAKALAEDPALTSVYGKFYSRLNNPMFMSLPYFLKERGFNNPTDVTDCNWHYWRGTKDGFFHDVGTEPELGAHFHDAMQCHSKYNLTPWPEVYPTDKILAAAKEKPDRTLVVDIGGSKGHDLEKFYLRHPGIPDGSLILQDLPEVVKDLTLSKAITPVEYDFFTEQPVKGAAAYFMHNVLHDWADEKAVSILKIVADAMEKGYSRLLIHESLISAVKPLARVTTSDITMMACLSAQERDEGEWRRLIEKAGLKVIKIWRPAQSVESVIETEVA is encoded by the coding sequence ATGGCCACGGCAGACAAACTGATTCAAGACCTGCAGGGTCTCGATGCGAAGACATTCGCGACCGAGGCTGAGCGTGTACGAGCCAGAGATGCCCTTTTTGGGGCCCTGAGACGCGTTCAGTCTCCATGGGATATAGTGTGGGATCAAAACTGGGTAAACCCAGCTACCAATGCCTCCGTCAAGACTCTCATCGATGCAGGCATCTTTTCGAAGTGGGCAGAAGTGGGAGGCACGCCAAAAACATCTGCCGAGCTCGCTGAGCTCGTGGGAGCAGATGCCCTGCTTATTCGGCGCATGATGAGGCAAATTTCGGGTCAACATCTCGTGACTGAGACATCGGAGGACACCTTTGTTCCAACACCCTGGGCAAAGGCACTTGCCGAGGACCCTGCATTAACAAGCGTGTATGGCAAGTTCTACTCTCGGCTTAATAACCCCATGTTCATGAGCCTGCCGTACTTTTTGAAGGAACGGGGATTCAACAACCCGACAGACGTGACAGACTGCAATTGGCATTACTGGAGAGGCACCAAGGATGGATTCTTCCATGATGTTGGTACCGAACCAGAGCTGGGAGCTCACTTTCATGATGCTATGCAATGCCACTCAAAGTACAACCTAACGCCTTGGCCGGAGGTATACCCTACGGATAAAATtctggctgctgccaaggaaaagCCAGACCGGACTCTGGTGgttgacattggcggcaGTAAGGGCCACGATCTCGAAAAGTTCTACCTTCGTCACCCTGGTATCCCGGACGGTAGCCTCATTCTACAGGACTTACCTGAAGTTGTTAAAGACTTGACGCTTTCCAAAGCGATTACGCCGGTGGAATATGACTTCTTCACAGAGCAGCCTGTCAAGGGTGCAGCCGCCTACTTCATGCATAATGTTCTTCATGATTGGGCGGATGAAAAGGCGGTATCGATTCTAAAAATCGTTGCAGATGCAATGGAGAAGGGCTACTCGCGACTACTTATACACGAGAGTCTCATTAGCGCTGTGAAGCCCCTAGCCAGAGTGACCACATCTGATATCACCATGATGGCTTGCCTGTCTGCTCAAGAAAGAGATGAGGGCGAGTGGAGAAGATTGATTGAAAAGGCTGGGTTGAAGGTGATTAAGATTTGGAGGCCAGCACAGTCTGTGGAGAGTGTTATTGAGACTGAAGTGGCATGA